The sequence cctttatctctctcccccactATAGGGAACCTATCCTTGTGGCATGGTGAATGTAGCACAGCCCCTGAtttggaaaaccagtggggaggaagttggcacacaggacccacgcccatggatagggtttcctgtggggaatcaggcctgcattgtacctaggccgctttgaggcttgctttttgctaaaactccctcaccctgaattgaggcagcaaatgtttactgcatgtcTTTAAAGTAGCtccctaaaatctatgctaaacctcccaaggatggagtgtaacctgttcaaccattttttcatttgcatttgcaaacatcttttttctttgtagtaattagcaacttcctctcctttgttatctgtaaaatgtacacctaaagcaaacctgtgcatagtaaatgaggaccatcctccatgtaatgtgcccagaaaagcaataaaagcttgtccaggcaggggtcagggctcTCTCCCACGcagagtagccatgccatcccttctTCTCCACAGGACTTTTATAGTTCatatgaatttgttcattgcagctaCAATACACGGACCCTGCTGGCCAGAGTTCACATCACCCCACCTCTATGGttgctgtcaatttgttctttatttcaacatctctggttgtattttgcttgcttatttattttatttattaagttccacatacaagtgagatcatatggtatttgtccctcaccgcctggcttatttcacttagcataatgctcttcaattccatccatgctgttgtgaagggtaggagtcccttctttccttctgctgcataatattccattgcataagtgtaccacagtttcttcatccactcactcacttatgggcactttggttgctcccaaaacttggctattgtaaattgtgctgctatgaacattgtggtgcataggttcttttgaattggtgtttcaggattcttggggtataatcccagcagtggaattgctggatcaaaggcagttccatttttagttttctgagaaaattccatagtgtttttcacagtgtctgcaccattgtgcattcccaccaacagtgcactagggttcccttttctccactacatgtttgttgatttgtttatgatggccattctgacctgtgtgagtgGAATCTCATTATGGGTtcaattttcatctctctgatggctagtgatgctgagcatcttttcatatgtctctggaccctatgtatgtcctccttagagaagtgtctgtttatgtccttggcccattttttaattatgttttttgtCCTCCCAAAATGGAGTAGAGtgtgttctttacatattttgtagaTGAAACCCTTGTATCAGATcccatttgcaaatatattttcctatatggtttattctctcttaattttaatgcttttttcttcagCTGTGGTTTTTGCAACTCTAAATTTgtgtttctgctttctcttttttcaagtagattagtaatctctctcctttccttctttctctctgtctcactctctttcattctttctgtctcactctcttttattctttgtttttcttttttgaataatttttctccTCCTTAAAAGCCAGCCAAAGTTGTGAAAGTACAGTGTTGTGAAGCATTTTTGATATGTTTTCCACACATGTAAgtgcatgtgtatatgcatatatgtatgtatatgtgtaataacattgtaaaatactttatttttgccCTCTTTATTGATTcattggggtaacactggttaacaaaattatacaggtttcaggtgcacagttctacaacatgtcatctgtacactgtattgtatattcactaccccaagtcaagtctctgtttatcaccatttattccctctgTACCATCCTCCACCTTGTCCTACCCCCTCTCCTACCagcagtcaccatactgttgtccacatccatgagtttttctctttttattccttttttgcccttgagttttttctctttttcttcttctttttttttttttttttttttttgctcaatcccatCAAACCCTCACCCAATGCTGCTCCACCTCAGagatgtcagcctgctctctatgaatgagtctgtctctattttgcttgctggttCAAGCAAAATAGAttgattccacatgagtgaaatcatatatttgtctttctctgactggtttatttcccttaatgtaataatctccaggtccatttatGCTGTCAATAAGGGtaagatttcatccttttttacAGCCAGGTAGTATTCtactgtgtgaatgtctcatagttgttgtttttttattttaatcattgttcaagtacagttttctccattttactcccaatccagcccacccacccaacctcatagttgttttatgcatccatctactaatggacacttgagctgcttccatatcttggtgattgtaaataacactgcagggAACATAAGGGTTCTTATATCCTTTAGCATTAGTGTTCCAGGACTCTTGGATGAATTCTCAGAagaggaatcactgggtcataaggcagttccatttttaattttttcagatattgCTTTCCACACTGTCTTCATcaatgtgcattcccaccaagagtgcatgagttttcccctttctcaacatcctcaccaacacttggtgtttattgatttattgatggtagctcTTCTGGCAGGCATAAGGTGATATCTGTTGtagtttaatttgcattgctcTCATGAATAGtgaaaaatgctttaaaactaCATCTATTTCATAGTAGGAAAGGAGTGAGACCAGGGCATATCAGACAATTAGAATGTGCTTCAATTGCTTTGTACAAAAAGTACTCATTTTTATTAGAAGTACTCcactttctttacttttatttattaatgctctataaattttgtaaagactttatttttagagagagggaagtggaaggagaaagacagggagagaaacatcagtgcaagaaggaaacattgatcggttgcccctctcacatgccccagaTGGGGACTGGCCTACTGGGCCTGCAACctatgcatgtaccctgactgggaataaaacagGCAACTTTCTACTTTGGGGGAAAATGCccagccactgagccatactggtaAAGGCATGCTCTGTAAGTGTTCTAAGAAGTGTCCAAGGCTCTTTTACTTACCATCTGAGAGAAAAACCTACTGACATTGTCTAGTACTTTCCTTAGagctatttgcatttctttgtttcttaggCTGTAAACTATGGGATTAAGCAGAGGAGTCAGCACTGTATATGTCACAGCCATCAGCATATCTTCACAAAATGAATCACTCTCCTTGGGTCTCAAATAGACAAAGCCAGCAAACCCATAGTGTATGCATACTACAGTGAGGTGGGAAGAGCAAGTAGAAAAGGCCTTATATCTCCCCCTTGCAGAGGGCATCTTCACAACTGTGAACACAATGAAAACATAggaaatcataattaaaatgaaggtGCCCACTAACACAAATGAAGTGAGTGCAAAAAGGATCACTTTCTGAAACAAAGTATAATCACAGGCAAGGGAGACTGTAGGTGTGATGTCACAGAAAAAGTGCTGGATAATGCTGgagtcacaaaaagacaagttGAATACTATGAGGACAATGCACAGAGACACCACAATCCCAGTGACAGAAGAGGCCATCATGAGCTGAAGGCAAGTTTTGTGGGTCATGAGGATGGGGTAGTGCAGCGGGTTGTGAATGGCAGTGTAACGGTCATAGGACATGGCAGCCATGATGAAGCAGTTATTGCCCGCA is a genomic window of Phyllostomus discolor isolate MPI-MPIP mPhyDis1 chromosome 6, mPhyDis1.pri.v3, whole genome shotgun sequence containing:
- the LOC114498593 gene encoding olfactory receptor 10T2-like, with product MMGNRTTVSTFLLWGFSSFSDLQGLLFVMIFFSHVTIVTANVSIMMAIKLSHNLHTPMYFFLSGLSFSETCTTMVVIPRMLVDLLSDSKIISLPECATQMFFFFGFAGNNCFIMAAMSYDRYTAIHNPLHYPILMTHKTCLQLMMASSVTGIVVSLCIVLIVFNLSFCDSSIIQHFFCDITPTVSLACDYTLFQKVILFALTSFVLVGTFILIMISYVFIVFTVVKMPSARGRYKAFSTCSSHLTVVCIHYGFAGFVYLRPKESDSFCEDMLMAVTYTVLTPLLNPIVYSLRNKEMQIALRKVLDNVSRFFSQMVSKRALDTS